Sequence from the Clostridium butyricum genome:
CAAATGTTTGGATATTTAAGTTCACTAAAACTTAATATATCTCCAGATAATCCAAGACCCGATGGAACTGTGAATAGAGTTGTTAAAGGTGTTGTAATTCATCAATATAAATAGAATAAGGAGTTAACACATATGGTAGGAATAATAGTATCAGGTCATGGGAATTTTGCTTCAGGTTTATTGAGCACATTGAAATTAATCGCAGGTGAACAAGAAAATGTTGTGGGCATAGATTTTATAGATGGACAAGGATCTGATGAATTAAAAAACAATATTAAGGAAGCTATAAATAACTTTGAAGATGAGGTTTTTATATTAACTGATTTAGCTGGAGGATCTCCATTTACAAATTCGGTTCTTTTAAAACAAGAATTAACTGATAAAAACATAGAAGTTATATCTGGAACTAACATACCTATGCTATTAGAAGTAGTACTTGGAAGAGATAATGTGGAACTGAAAGATTTAATAAAAACAGCAACAGAAGCTGGTACTAAAGGAATAAATATTTTTGAACTAAAAGAAAAACAACATGAGGATGATAATCTTGATGATGGAATTTAAATTTATTAAAAATTATAAATTCTAGTAAGAAGGGAGCAATTTACAATGATATTATCAACAAGAGAAATGCTTTTAAAAGCACAACGTGAAGGTTATGCAGTACCTGCGTTTAATATTCACAATATGGAAACATTACAAGTGGTAGCTGAAACAGCTATGGAAATGAAATCGCCTGTAATTATAGCAGGAACACCTTCAACAATAGAGGATTATGCGGGGCCTGATTATATTAAAGCTATGGCTGAAGTAGCGGCAAATAAATATGATATTCCAATAGCTATACATTTAGATCATTTTGAAGATGTAGAGGCAATAAAGAGGGATATTGATATAGGATTTAAATCATGTATGATAGACGCTTCGAAAAAGCCTTTTGAAGAAAATATATCAATTGTTAAAGATGTTGTAGAATATGCACACAGATATGATGCGGTTGTAGAAGCTGAACTTGGAAAACTTGGTGGAAGAGAAGATGATTTAGTAGTTGATGAGAAAGATGCAATGTATACTAATCCGGATGATGCAGCAGAATTTGTTGATAAAACAAATGTTGATTCATTGGCAATAGCAATAGGAACTGCACATGGATTATATAAAGGAGAGCCAAAGCTTGATTTTGAAAGATTAAAAGAAATAAGAAGTAAAGTGAGCATTCCGTTGGTTTTACATGGAGCTTCTGATGTTCCTGATGAATTAGTTAAAGAAGCTATTTCTCTTGGGATATGTAAAGTAAATGTTGCAACAGACTTAAAGATTCCCTTTGCTGATGCAGTAAAAAAATTCTTTAATGAAAACTCAAAAGAAAGTGATCCGAGAAAATATATGACACCAGGTAAAGAAGCTATGAAAGAAATAGTTAAACATAAGATTGAAGTATGTGGAAGTGCTAATAGATATTAAATGAGAAAATAGCTTAGGAAATGCTCCAACAAATCCTAAGCTGACAATAGTGATTTATTACTTAGAATATCTAAATAATAAAAATAAATAAGCAACTATAATTTTATAATAAAAGAAAATCAAATACAATAGTAGTAAATTTCTTATATAATTGTAATATACATGACATTAATAAAGCGTAGGGATTATGACCTACGCTTTATTTGTAAATATAAATAGTAAGTGAAGGTAAAAGGGATGAGGATGCATATATTAATCTTTTAAAATGAAGATGTAAATGTGATACGCTATTTATATATTATTTAGGAAATAATGAATAAATTAATGTGAAGAGTTTGATGATATAATAACTTTTGTCATACTATTTTCAGTATAAACTAATATTTTAGTAAAAAGTTATTGACAAGATTATATTCAATGATATAAAATAATTTACGTTGCAGAAGCAAAAGGTAACAAAGTAACATGCGTTTTTAGCTCAGCTGGATAGAGCAACGCCCTTCTAAGGCGTGGGCCAGGGGTTCGAATCCCTTAAAACGCACCATTTAAAATATAATATAAAATGCGGGTATCGTATATCGGTAATACTCCAGCCTTCCAAGCTGGAAAGGTGGGTTCGATTCCCACTACCCGCTCCATTAAACAACTGATTTTAGTTGTTTTTTATTTTTATATAAAAGTATAAAATATAGTATCGTAGAGGATTTATATATTTTACCACTAATAATTATAGTAGTGTGTATTAAATAGAAGTAAGTTCTTATTATAATTATTTAAACTTAACTTGTTGATTAAATAATTATATAAATGATATTTTTATATAAATATCATTACAGTATTGACAAATAGATTTTATGTAGAGTATAATAATTAAAGAAGAAAGACATATTTTGATAAAATATTATATGCGGGTATCGTATATCGGTAATACTCCAGCCTTCCAAGCTGGAAAGGTGGGTTCGATTCCCACTACCCGCTCCAATTGAACAACTGGTAACAGTTGTTTTTTTATTATATAAAAGTTTATTTATTGAATATAATTTGGAGAGTGTTTTTATACAGTAAAATAAAGTTTTTTGTAGAAACATAGAAAATGTGTATAAAAATTAGAAGTGAAAGTTTAATTTTAAAACTTTTTATTAAAGTTATATATAAAAAATTAATAAAAAGATAGCGTTATATGGCTGTTATAGGGTTTTTTATAGCTGAATTATAAAAATAAATCAATAAATATCGAAAAAAATAAAAAAACTTTGAAAATTGTGTTGACATTGTCCAAAATATGCGATACAATAATCAACGTTGCAGGAACAAAAACAGCAACAGCGTTACAAGAGGTAACGTCAAATAAATGCGTTTTTAGCTCAGCTGGATAGAGCAACGCCCTTCTAAGGCGTGGGCCAGGGGTTCGAATCCCTTAAAACGCACCATTATGGTGAATGTAGTTCAGTTGGTAGAGCGCCAGTTTGTGGCACTGGTTGTCGTGGGTTCGAGTCCCATCGTTCACCCCATGTTGGGATGTCGCCAAGCGGTAAGGCAATGGACTTTGACTCCATTATGCGTAGGTTCGAATCCTGCCATCCCAGCCATTTAATTTTTGGTTCACTAGCTCAGTCGGTAGAGCACATGACTTTTAATCATGGTGTCCCGGGTTCGATTCCCGGGTGAGCCACCAATCTTATAAAAGATTCAAAATACCTGTTTTATTTTTATAATAAAACAGGTATTTTTTGTTTATCTAAAAATCTTCATTTTGAAAATAAAAAATGTAAGTTAGAAATAACATATGAAATAACGGGAATTAGAGAAGTATTCATTAATATTTTGTTATAAGAATTAATTTAATTTAAGTTCTATGTATTATTTGTACTCCTTAACAGAATAATAAAAGTAGATAGTAAATAAGCTTTATTATAGAAGTAAAGGGATGAACATATGAAGAATTATAAATTCACAAAAAGATTAACAAGCTTTATGTTATTAATAACAATTCTATTACAATCGTTTAACTTAAAAATATTTCAGGTAAATGCGTTAGCAGCAGAAAATATTACTAAATCAGATATTTCAGAGATACGGTTAGAAGATGATTTTTATACAGCTATTAATAGGGAATGGTTAGAAAATACTAAACTTGAAAATGGTTATATTTCTTATGGTACATTTGAAGAACTATGTGGAAGAGTTAATGGTGAGATTTATAACATTATACAAGAAATAAAAGAACATAGAAAATGTTATGGAGAGAATAGTGAGCAATTAAAATTATTGAATTTGTACAGCAACTTTTTAGATATGAAAAAGAGAAATAAGATGGGCATAAAACCTATTGAAAATTATATGAAAAATATAGATAAAATAAAAACTTTAGATGAACTTAGAAATATATTTTATGAAGAAGAGTTTACATATTTTCAGCCACTAATTAATATTGGGGTAGGTGCAGACTATAAAGACAGCAATATGAATGTACTTTATTTTGGAAGCAGTAATTTAGTTCTTGGTAATTCCTTATATTATAAGAGCGAATCTTATGAAAATATAAGGAAAGAATATATAAAATATATTGAAAAATTACACAGGCTATATGGAGAGGACAAGAAAAAATCTAGAGAGAATGCTGAAAGGTTTTATAATATAGAAAGAAAAATTGCAGAAGGTATTCCAACATATCAGGAAGAGGCAAAAGATAATAATCGATTTAACAACACTTATAATATAATGACAGTTAAAGAGCTAGAAGACATTTCGCCTAATATAAAAATTGGAGAGATGCTAAAAAAATTCAATATAATAAATCCTAAAAAAATTATAGTTGAGAATCCTAGTAACATACGATTTGTTGATTCATTGGTAAATGAAGATAATTTAGAAGATATGAAAATTTTTTTTAAAACTATAGTATTGTTAAATACTGATAATTTACTTACTAATGATTTTAGAAAAGCGAGCTCAGATTTAAAAAAGGAGCTTTATGGAGTAGAAGTTGTTGATTTAACAGAAAGTGGTGCTGTGAAATTTGCAACCTGTAATCTATGTGAAATTACAAGCAAATTATATGTAGATAAATATTTTGATAAAGAATGTAAAGATGAAGTAAGCACTCTTTGTGATGAAATAATTGATAATTATAGATATAGATTGAATAATGTTGAATGGATGACAGAAGAAACTAAAGAAAAGGCTTTAGAAAAACTTGATAATATGAATGTAAAAATAGGATATCCAGATAGTTGGGGAGAATATAACGATTTAAAGGTTAGGTCATTTTCGGAAGGCGGATCATTAGTTGAAAATATTATTAATATATATGAAT
This genomic interval carries:
- the agaF gene encoding PTS galactosamine/N-acetylgalactosamine transporter subunit IIA — its product is MVGIIVSGHGNFASGLLSTLKLIAGEQENVVGIDFIDGQGSDELKNNIKEAINNFEDEVFILTDLAGGSPFTNSVLLKQELTDKNIEVISGTNIPMLLEVVLGRDNVELKDLIKTATEAGTKGINIFELKEKQHEDDNLDDGI
- a CDS encoding tagatose bisphosphate family class II aldolase: MILSTREMLLKAQREGYAVPAFNIHNMETLQVVAETAMEMKSPVIIAGTPSTIEDYAGPDYIKAMAEVAANKYDIPIAIHLDHFEDVEAIKRDIDIGFKSCMIDASKKPFEENISIVKDVVEYAHRYDAVVEAELGKLGGREDDLVVDEKDAMYTNPDDAAEFVDKTNVDSLAIAIGTAHGLYKGEPKLDFERLKEIRSKVSIPLVLHGASDVPDELVKEAISLGICKVNVATDLKIPFADAVKKFFNENSKESDPRKYMTPGKEAMKEIVKHKIEVCGSANRY
- a CDS encoding M13 family metallopeptidase; translated protein: MKNYKFTKRLTSFMLLITILLQSFNLKIFQVNALAAENITKSDISEIRLEDDFYTAINREWLENTKLENGYISYGTFEELCGRVNGEIYNIIQEIKEHRKCYGENSEQLKLLNLYSNFLDMKKRNKMGIKPIENYMKNIDKIKTLDELRNIFYEEEFTYFQPLINIGVGADYKDSNMNVLYFGSSNLVLGNSLYYKSESYENIRKEYIKYIEKLHRLYGEDKKKSRENAERFYNIERKIAEGIPTYQEEAKDNNRFNNTYNIMTVKELEDISPNIKIGEMLKKFNIINPKKIIVENPSNIRFVDSLVNEDNLEDMKIFFKTIVLLNTDNLLTNDFRKASSDLKKELYGVEVVDLTESGAVKFATCNLCEITSKLYVDKYFDKECKDEVSTLCDEIIDNYRYRLNNVEWMTEETKEKALEKLDNMNVKIGYPDSWGEYNDLKVRSFSEGGSLVENIINIYEFQTRKQFEKIDMPVNKKEWSMGACTVNAYYNPLNNEIVFPAAILQYPFYDKNASKEKNLGGIGAVIGHELTHAFDNVGSQFDEDGQLNDWWTESDYKEFTEKSKKVIDYYSNIEVENGKFVNGALTVGENISDLGGIACVIDIAKKIDGYNLKDLFENYAAIWREVSTTEIKDYLLNNDPHAPKKVRVNGVLSQFEEFYKTYGIKPGDKMYVKPEDRVGIW